A window of Sinimarinibacterium sp. NLF-5-8 genomic DNA:
ACATGGGTCACGATCGCGCGTTGTTCAATCACGGCTACGGCGCCGCGTGCGCAGGCTCGGCAACGATCTGCGGTGTCTGCACACCTTCACCGATCAGACGAATGGTCTGCGAGGGCGCCTCGCCAACGACGGTAAACCGCATGGCGCCGATCACGCGGCCAAAGGCATGGATGGCGCCCATTTGCGATTGCCCTTCAAATCCGCCGTGGTGGTCATGCTGAGGCGCGCCAAAGACCGAAACGGCGGTCAGACCGTCGGTGACCACGACATGCTCGACCATGCCCTGCCCGTCCGCCGCCGGTTGCAGGGTGCGCAAGGTCACCCGAAAGCCCGGTGGCAGCTGTCCCAGTTGAAACGCCGGGATCTGTTCGGTGGCGGGCAACGGCGGTGCAGGCACAGAAGGCACGGCTTCGCCACGCGCCTGCTCGATCACGCGCGGGTCATTGCGCAGCGCCGGTTCAAAGTCGGCTTCGTCGATCTGTGCGGGAAACTGCACCTCGGTAAACATCATCTGCTCCAGCACCTGCCCGCCCGGCGCAACCAGATGCACCTTGAGCGGCACATGGGTCTGCGCATCGGCCCAGACCCGGTAGCCATAGCGAAAATCATCGCGCGGGGTGATCGCAAGACCGTTGCAGCGGCGTCCGGCCACGCGCGCCTGGCCGAGATTTTCGATGCGGTAGACCGGTGCCAGCTGTGCAATCCGTTCCGGGGTCAGCGACACAAACAGGTTTTTGGGGGTGGGACGATCAAACATCACGCGACGATCGCGTGGCAGCAGGCAGATGACCTTGCCATCGCGCTTGACGATTTCACGCGGCTCCCCGGTCAGCGCCTCGACGCGCTCCAGCTCCACGCCCTGGCTGAAGCCGTGCAGGACACGCAGGGTGTCAAGCTGGTTTTGGCTCTGGTAAACCACCACACCCTGATAGTTGACGCTGCGCGCGGCTTCACTCATGCGCATCAGCAAGGCATCGGCGGCATCGTGCCGGGGCGGCGCAACCGGGTCTGTACCGGCAGTGGCCAGCGCCTCGGCGGCCACACCGCCACCGGCAAGTGCCAGCAGTGCAACCACCGCCGCACGGATCAAGGCTGCTCTCCGGTGAAATCGAATGACGCCGATTGCAGCATCGGATCGCCAACGCTGTGTGCCGCCACACGCGCATAGGACATCGTTGCGCCCATGCCCCGATCGGCCAGGGTGCTGCTGTGCTCGATCAGGTATTGGCGCAATTCTTCCTGCGCCGCAGCACGGCGCTGCTCGGGTGAAATCGAGGCCACCGCCACGCCCGGTGCAGAGGCCTCGTCGGCAGCCGGTGCCGCCGCCAGTGTCATCAGATCGGCGCTGTGATCGGGATCGGGGATGGCAACCATCACCGCCACAGCGGCCATGCCCGCTGCCATCGCCCACGCGGCTGCGGGTTTCCAGCGCATGCCCTGTCTGGGCGCGCGCGTCAGCGGCACAACAGTGGGATGTGCGCGCTGCTCGTCTTCACGCGGCTGCAAGCGACTCATCACGCCTTCGCAGATGCACGGCTGCTGCGCGCGCACCTGCACGCCGCCGAGCAGATCGCGGCCCAGGCACATCCGGCTCCAGGTTTGCTTGAGCGTATCGGAATGCTCCAGCGCATCGAGCAGGCGATCCAGCTCCTCCGGCGTACATTCGCCATCCAGCAAAGCAGACAGTGCATCTTCGGTCATCGCTCAAGCCTCACCACGAAGAACAACATGAATGATTCCTTAACCGCAAATTGCAGCAAAAGTTCCCGCCACCCTGCGCCGCCGCCAACGATTCTGTGCATGACGCCCTCACGACAACAGCGGTTTGAGCGCGCTATCAATGGCCTCGCGCGCGCGGAAGATGCGCGAACGCACGGTGCCGATGGGACAGTCCATCGCCTCGGCAATCTCCTCGTATGACAGCCCATCAAGCTCCCGCAACACGATGGCCTTGCGCAGATCGGGCGGCAGGGCATTGATGGTTTGGGTGACTTGCTGCTGGATTTCATCGGTGAGCAGCCGGGCTTCCGGGGTTTCAACGTCGCTTAGATGGTCGGTGTGTCCGTAAAGTTCAGCATCGGCAATATCGATGTCCTGATCCGCAGGCCGCCGCGCGCGCGAAACCAGCGCGTTTTTGGCGGTATTGATGCCGATTCGATACAGCCAGGTGTAAAACTGCGACTGCCCGCGAAACCCGCCCAGCGCGCGCCACGCGCGGATAAAGGTTTCCTGTGCCACATCGGGCGCATCGGCCTCGCCAACCAGACGGCTGACCAGCTGGATGATCTTGTATTGATATTTGCGCACCAGCAGTTCAAACGCGCGCTCATCGCCCGCTTGTGCACGCTGCACCAGTTGATCGTCTGTACTGCTTTCGGCCATATCGGGGAGGTCACGGTCGTTTGGGCGGTCGTAAGGATTACACTTGCTGCGTTTTTACGACTCAATCTCGTCATTTTAACAAGCTCAAGCCATCGTGATGATTTCAACCGACGTTCTAGTGATCGGCAGCGGCGCTGCGGGTCTGTCGCTGGCGCTGCGCCTGGCCCAGGCCGGTCGCAAGGTCTGCGTGGTCTCCAAGACCCGCATCAGCTCCGGCTCCACGCTGTGGGCGCAGGGCGGTATCTCCGCCGTACTCGATGCCGATGATTCTTTGGAAAACCACGTTCAGGACACGCTGATCGCCGGTGCCGGCCTCTGCGATGAACAGGCGGTGCGCTTCACCGTTGCGCGCGGCCCGGCGGTGATCCGCTGGCTGGTCGATCAGGGTGTTGAGTTCACCCAGGTCGATGACGACGAGCAGCAAGGCCACAAGCTGCACCTGACCCGCGAAGGCGGCCACTCCCATCGGCGCATCGTCCACGCCGCCGATGCCACGGGTCGCGCGGTTGAAACCACCCTGGTCGGCCTGGCCGAACAGCACCCCAATATCACCGTTTTAGAACGCCGCGTTGCGGTTGATCTGATACTCGATCGCGCCAACAAGCGCGTGCAGGGCGCGTATCTGTACAACCGCGACAGCAAACACGTCGAAGCCGTCAGCGCGCGCGCGGTGGCGCTGTGCACCGGCGGCGCCAATCAGGTTTATCTGTATTCCTCCAACCCCTTTGGCGCTTCCGGCGATGGCATCGCCATGGCCTGGCGCGCGGGCTGCCGCGTCGCCAACATGGAATTCATGCAGTTTCACCCCACCTGCCTGTTTCACCCCGAAGCGCGCAATTTTTTGATCAGCGAAGCCCTGCGCGGTGAAGGCGCGCTGCTGCGCCTGCCCAACGCCGATGGCAGCCCCGGCGAGCGCTTCATGCCGCGCTTTGACGCGCGCGCCGAACTCGCGCCGCGCGACATCGTTGCGCGCGCGATCGACCACGAAATGAAACGCCTCGGCCTCAAGCATGTGCTGCTCGACATCACCCACAAGGATGCCGACTTCATCCGTGCGCACTTCCCCAGCATTCACGCGCGCTGCCTGGAGCTGGGGCTGGGCATCACCGAGCAAGCGATTCCCGTGGTGCCGTCTGCGCACTTCACCTGCGGCGGCATCCTCACCGATCTGTCCGCCCGCACCGATGTCGGCGGGCTTTACGCCATCGGTGAAGCGGCCTGTACCGGCCTGCACGGCGCCAACCGTCTGGCCTCCAACTCCTTGCTGGAATGCCTCGCCTTTGCCTCTGCCGCCGCCGACGATCTGCTGGCCACACTGGACGATCAACCCGCCCCTGCCGCACTCAGGCCCTGGGACGAAAGCCGCGTCACCGACTCCGACGAAGACGTGGTGGTCTCGCACAACTGGCTGGAACTGCGCACCTTCATGTGGGATTACGTTGGCATTGTGCGCACCAGCAAACGTCTGGAGCGCGCGCTGCGCCGGGTGCAGTTGCTCAACGGCGAAATCCACGATTACTACGGCAATTACAAAATCAACCACCATCTGCTGGAGCTGCGCAACCTGGTGGTGTGTGCCGAGCTGATCGTGCGCTCTGCCCTGCAGCGCAAGGAAAGCCGGGGACTGCATTACATGCTGGATTACCCCAAAACCTTCACCGAAGCGCGCCCCACGATCTTGACGCCCGGATCAGACCCGGCGCAGACCCGATAACGCCTCGATGCCGCAGGTCAAAGGCGCTGTCGAACCACGTAGCACCAGTGCCCGACTGAACCGGCCCGGTGAGCCGACAATATTCATTCTCGTGCCATAACCGGCACATGCGTAACAAAAAGCCCGGCGCGCGCGCCGGGCTTTTTGTTCGCAGCAGCACACCATCAGCCACGCATCTTCACCTGCTCCCAGCCCGGTGACAGCGACGACTGGGCGCTGGGACGGCCATCAACACGCGCAAACCAGGCGTTGATGTTTTTCAGCTCAGCCGGGATCGGCTGCCCCAGATCCTTGACAAAATCCAGCGTGCAATACAGCGCGATATCGACCAAGCGAAAATCATCGCCAGTGATAAACGGCTTGCCGGCCATCAAACCATCCAGTTTGGCCAGCCATTTTTGCGCCCCCACTTTCAAGCCCGGCGCGGCTTCCGGCACACAGTGCACGCGGTTCTTGAACAGCTCATAGCCTTCGGCAAAGCGAAAGCCGTGAAACATCAGTTCAGTGATATTCAACTCCACCCGCCGCTGCCACATCCGATGCTCGGCGCGCGCTTCGGCATTGCTGCCCACCAATACCGGCGTGGGATGCCGTTCTTCCAGATACTCGCAAATGGCGATGGTTTCACCGATCACCCGGCCATCGTCGAGTTCCAGCGCCGGGGTGGTGCCAGCCGGATTTTGATCAGTGTACGGCGGCTTGCGGTTTTCGCCGGCCATCAGGTCAAAGTCCTGACGCGCCAGGGTGATGCCTTTTTCGGCCAGAAACATCCGCACGATCCGCGGGTTGGGGCCAAATGAATTGAGTAATTTCACATATGTCTCCTGAAAAGGTTGATCCTCACGGACCGTTTGTGGTGCAGCAACCGAATTTGAACCGGCCATTCTGGCTTGGATGCACGGCAATCCCAAAACGTGCCTCTGGGCATCATCGCCAACGCCAGCGCCGTCAGGATCGCTGTCCCAGCCAGACCCCGGCAGCAGCCAGGGCAAAGCCGAGCATCGCCACCCAGGAAAAGCGCGCGTCCAGTGCAACCGCTGCCATCAGTGCCGTCACCGGCGGCACCAGATAAAACCAACTGGCCGTCTGCCCGGCACCGCCGTGGCGCAGCAGCCACAGATACAGCAGCAACCCGGCGCAGGCGTTGATCAACACGATCCATCCAACGCCCGCATAAAACGCGACGCTGGGCTTGAGTTGCAGCCCTTCCAGCAGCCAGGCCAGCGGCAGCAGCAACACCAGCCCCACCATCACCTGAACCCATAACGCCAAGCGTGGATCAAGCTGTGTGGCGTGGCGTTTTTGATACAGCGTGCCACCACTCAGGGACAACAGCGCCGCCAGCATGGCGCCATAGCCCGGCCATGACTGCGGCACCCACACTGCTGGCCCTATCACCAGCAGAACGCCGATCAAGCCGATCACCAGCCCACTCAGGGTATGCCGACGCAGCGGCTCCCTCAACAGCCAGGCGCCACCAAGGGTCGTGGTCAGCGGCATCAGTCCGGTGATCAGTCCAGCCACGGCGGCGGGCACGCCCCAACGTAATGCGGCATAGGTAAACCCAAAAAATCCGGCCTGCAGCAGCGCGCCCGCAACCAGCGCATGACCCCAGGATTTTGCCGACACCGACGGCGCCCGCCACAGCAGCAGCCACAACCCGATCAGGGCTGCCGAACCGGCAAAACGCAGCACCGCCAGCGTAAACGGCCCCGCGCCCTGCAATGCCGCCACTGCGGCGATGTAACCGCTGCTCCACAGCACCACAAAAGCCAGCCCACCCAGATTCAGGGGCGCGCGCGCGGCGGTAGCGTTGTTCATGCAAAGGACACGGCAGTCAAGGTAGGGGTTCGTTATCGCAGGCAATACGGCAGATACGCAAACCCGCCCGCGTATAGCAAAGTGACACTCTGTCACCACCTCAATCGTGCGTACACTGCCCCACCCCTGAATGAATCCCACGATCATGCAAGCAGGTTGGAGCAAGCACCTCATCGACATCCCCGCGCGCGGTCTGGCCATGCACGGTTTTGGTCAATCGCAGCACCGCGCGCAAAGCGTGCGCACACCGCTGTACGCGCGCGCGGTGGTGATGGGCGATACCACCGCGCACGCGGCCATCATCTGTTGTCTGGATCTGGGCTATGTCACCTACGCCATGCGCGCAGGCGTGGTCGCCCGGCTGCAGGCCGAACTGGGCGCCGGATTTGATGAGGAAGCCTTGCTGCTGACCTGCACCCACACCCATTCCGGCCCCGGCGGCTGCGCGCATGAGGCGCTGTACAACCTGGTGACACCGGGCTTCGTTGCCGAACATGTCGATGCGATCGTGGCCGCCTGCAGTACCGCCATCGTACAGGCCTGGCAGAGCGCCGCCTCCACGCAAATCGAATACGCCGAAGGGCGTTTTGATGCCGCCGTCGAAGTGGCCTGGAACCGTTCACTTTCGGCGTACAACCGCAATCCCGAAGTCGAGGCACGCGCGCCGACACAAAGCCATCTGGCCATCGAGCGTGCGATGCAGGTCATCAGCCTGCGCCGCAACGGTCAGCTTGAGGCGCTGATATCGCTGTTCGGGGTTCACGCAACCTGCCTTGGCAACGACTTGCGCGCGCACGATGGCGACAACAAAGGCTACGCCGCAGCCCAGGCCGAAGCCGCGCTGCAGCGGGCAGGCGCAGCGGCGCCGGTGGCGATTTTTGCCCAGGCCACGGCGGGCGATGTCTCTCCGCACTACCACGGCCCCGGCCAAGGCGCGCGCCGCCGCCGGCTCAAGGCAGAAGCTGATCAGGTGGCCTATGCCCAACACAACGCGCGCCTGCAAAGCGAACACGCCCTGGCACTGGCGCGCGCGCCCGCACCGATGGCGGTGGAAGGCGACATCGATGCAGCGCTGACGTATGTGGACTTCACCCAGTTGCGCGCAGATCCCGTCTTTGCTGATGGCATCGCCGATGCCTGTACCAGCGAACCGTGTCATGGCGTGGCGTTTTTCGTCGGCACGCCGGTGGATGGTTTGGGCATGCCCAAGGCACTGGGCGTGGGCGCCCGGCTGATTGCGCGCGCGCTCAAGGCCCGGCGCCTGAAAAGCGATCATCCACAGCATGCCCATTACCGCGCGCTGTACGCCGCCCAGGGCAATAAAGATGTGTTGATGGAGGCCGGATCGCAGCGCGTGCTCGGCCAGCCGCTGGCCACGCTCAAGCTCCCCGGTTGGGTCGATCCGGTGGTGGCCGAAATGAAGCGCCAGGCGCGCGCGGGGGCGCTGACGCACAGCGCACTGGTGCCAACGGTGCTGCCGCTGCAGATCCTCATCATCGGCTCACTGGCGCTGATTGCCGCCCCCGGCGAGTTCACCACGGTGGCCGGCGCGCGCTTGCGCCAAAGCGTGGATGCGTGCCTGCGCGCGCGCGGCATTACCCGCACGCTGATTTGCACTTATTGCAATGAATACATGGGCTATGTGACCACGCAGCCGGAGTATCAACAGCAGAACTACGAAGGCGGCCACACCATTTTTGGGCAATGGACGCTGGCGGCGTTTCAGACCCGGTTCACACAACTGGCGGCGACCCTGTGTCAGCCGCCCGGCGCACGCAGCCATGACCGCACCACCCGGCCTGCACCGCCACCGGCACAGGAACTGGCGCAGCGAACGGCGCGCCTGTAATGGTCGCAGCACCAGCCAAGGGTGCGCCATGCACGCAAAGTCCCCACAATAGATCGCCTTTTTTCGACTTTCATCAACGCTCGTGGTCTTCATGGCAGCCCCTTTCCTGACTTCCCTTCCCCACTGGCTGGGCCGGCGCTGGATCAGCGTTGTGCTGGTACTGCTCGGGCTTTACACGATTTTTGGCTTTGTTGGCGTGCCGCTGCTGGGTGGCTATCTGGCGCGCGATCAGGTGGACAGACTCGGCGGCAGGCTCGAAATCGGCAGCATCAGCGTCAACCCGTTTGGCCTGAGCCTGGTCATCCGCGACCTGGATTTGCACGATGGCAACGACCAGCCGCTGCTGACTCTGGCGCAGTTCAGCGCCGATGTGGCGGTCTGGCAAAGCCTGCGCCAGCGCGCGCTGGTGATGCAGTCGCTGGCTCTGCGCGCGCCCACGGTGAAGGTCAACCGGGCCGCCGACGGCGCATTGAACTGGATGTCGCTGACGCCTCCGGCAGCAACGCAGGCGCCCGCCGCCAAAGCCGCCCCGTCAAATGATCTTTTTCCGTTTGTTTTGAACGCATTGGAAATCAGCGATGCGCGCATCAACGTCACCGACGCGCGCACCCCAAAACCGTTGACGCTGACACTCGCCCCTTTCGATGTATCGCTCGATCAGCTCTCCAGCGCGCGCAACCAGCGCGGCGGCTTTCGTCTGGACGGCGTGCTGCGCGCGCAACAGCAAACGCTCGCCACCCGCATCCGCGCGCGCGGACAGGTGATGCTGCAACCGCTGGGCGTGGTCGGCACGGTGGACGTCAGCAACCTCCAGTTCAAACCGCTGGCCGCGGCCCTCAACCCGCTGCTGCCGCTGCAGCTGGATGACGGCAGCCTCGGCATCCGCGCGCACTATGCCCTGCACAGCACCCCGTTGATGAATGTGGATGTGGCGCTGCGCAGCGCCGAGCTCAAGCAGCTCTCGCTCACGCCGGCACAGTTCACCGAGGCGATCACCCTCGGTCAGCTCAGCGTCAGCAGCCAGGCACACATCGCACTTGAACCCGCACTGACGATCAGCGCCGCCCTGCCCGCGCTAGCCCTGCGCGCGCTCAAGCTGCCCCTGCCCGACCTGCCCCAGCCGCTGACGCTGCAAAAGCTCGACACGCGCGCGCGGTTGACCCTGGACACCGCTCCGCAAACGCGGATCCGCGCGCAGATCGAGGCACTGGATCTGGCCAGGCTGGCACTGTTGCCGCCGGGGCTGACGGCGCCGCTGTCGATCGCCACCCTCGGCGCCAAGGGGGCAGAGATAACCTTTGTACCAACCGATCCGCCAAGCGCTCAGGCCAGTCTCCAGCAGCTCGACCTCGGCACCCTGGCGATCACCCCCAAAGACGCTGCGCCGATCACGCTTGCCGCGCTGAAGATCGAAAAGCCGACGCTGTCGCTGGACCAGCAAAGCGTAAAAATCCGGCGCATCACGCTCAAAAAACCACAGCTCAGCGTCCAGCGCGATCAGCACGGCGATCTCGATGTGCTGCGTTTGCTGGCCACGCCCGGCGACCCCGCCGACAAACAAACGGCGCCGCAGCCCAGTTCCGAACCCCCGCCCGAATCCACGCCTGCCTGGCAGGTTGCCGTGGCAACACTGGCGATCGAGGATGGCCGCCTTGCGCTGACCGATCACAGCGTTACCCCCAGCGCGCAATTCACCCTCAGTCCGCTGGCGCTGACCGTGCGCGATTTCAGCACGGCGCAAAACCCGCCGCCGCTGCAACTGCAAGCCGATCTGCACATCAACGACCGCGCGCGCCTGAAAGCTCAGGGGCAAGTCCAGGTCGAGCCGCTCGATGCCACGCTGACGCTGGATTTGCAGCAGCTGGCACTGCCTGCGTTTCAGCCCTATCTGAATGCGCTGACCGGGATTCAACTCGCCGACGGACGGCTGCGCACGGCGGGCACGCTCACCGTGCGCGCGCACGGGGATCAGGCCACGCCAGTGGCAGCATTCACCGGCAGCGCCGGCATCAGCGGGCTTGACGTGCAGGCGCAGCGCGCGCGCGCGCCGCTGCTGGGCTGGCAGGATCTGGCCATCAGCGGCATCGACTTCAACAGCGATCCGCTGCGCGTGAAACTGGCGCATATCCAGATCGATGCCCCCAGCGCCACCGTCAAAATCCAGCCCGATCGCAGCATCAATGTGATCAACGCACTGGCCGCGCCCGATGCGGCAGCCGTGGCCGATGCGGCGGCAGCCGAAATCGACGCCCCTGCCAGCGCCTCCGCCGACACCGATGCCGCACCGCTGGCGCTGCGCATCGACCGCATCGACGTTGAAAAAGGACGCCTGCAGTTTGCCGATGCCTCGATCGAGCCCAATTTTTCAGCTTCGATCAACACCCTGGCCGGTCACATCAGCCACTTGTCGCTGGATCAGCTGCAACCAGCGGCCATCGAACTTGCCGGACAGGTGGACGAACATGCACCGGTGGCCATCCAGGGTTCGCTGGTGCCATCCGAAGTCGGCCTGAACACCGATATTTCGATGCATTTCAAGAATATCGACCTGATCCGCTTCAACCCCTACTCGGGTCGCTTTGCCGGTTACAACATCACCAAGGGCAAACTCAGCACCGAGCTGCGCTACCGCATTGAAAACAAAAAGCTCCTCGCCGAACACCACGTCACCTTGAATCAGCTCACCTTTGGCGAGGCCACCGGTTCCAGGGACGCGCCGCCGCTGCCACTCAAGCTGGCGGTGAGTCTGCTCAAGGATCGCAAGGGCAATATCCAGTTGGAGCTGCCGGTCAAGGGCAACATCGACGATCCCAGCTTCAGCGTTGCCCCGCTGGTCTGGAAAGTGCTGCGCGATAACATCGTCAAGGCCGCTGCCGCCCCCTTTGCCCTGCTCGGCTCGCTGGTCGGCGGCGGCAAAGAACTGGCGTATGTGGACTTTGATCCCGGCAGCGCCGAATTGAGCCAGGGCGAGCGCGCCAAACTCGCCAAACTGGCCGAAGCCCTTGGCAAACGCCCGCAGTTGCAGCTCGACATCCCCGTGGCCACGCCAACGGCGCAAGATCAGCTCATCCTCGCCACCACGACACTGGATGCGCACATGACCGAACGCCTCGGCACCACGCCCGACGATGCCAGCCCGCGCGCGCGCATCAAGGCTCTGACCCAGCTCTACAGGCAGTTGCACGATGACCAGCGTCCCGACATCAGCGAGGCCACCCGCGAACTGCCCCGCGGCGAACGTGCCGACGCCCTGATTGCAGAATTGCGCCAGCAGTTGTTACCTGCGTTCTCACCCTCCAGCAAAGAACTGACGATGCTCGGCGTCAATCGCGCGCGCGCGATTCAGTCGGCCATCGTCACCACCGCAGGGATCGACGCGGACCGCACCTACCTCACCCGCGATGCCAAGAACGGCGCCCAGACCGTTGACCAGCGCACCCGCATCAAGCTCGATCTGCAATGAACCCGCCACTGCTCACCGCCGATGTCTGGCAAACCATCCAGCGCGCCCGCGCGCAAGGCGCATCATTCCTCGACGTTTCACTGGATCTGGGGCGCAGCCAGACTCCCATCCACCTGCTTGAGCACGGCGGCTGGCGCGTTGGCGAACATCACTATCCTGATCTGCAACGCTGCAAGCCCCGCACCGTTTACTACTGGAATACAGCCGCCGAAAACGGCGGCATGTTTGAATCTGCGCAACGCTTCGACGGCGCCTTGATCAAGCTGATCCCCACCGAATGGGGCGCACCCACATTTGAAATCGACGGCATCAAGATGCTGCCCACGGCGCGCACCAGCCCGTTCGACGATGCCCGCCGCAAAGTTGACCTGATCCAGCCGCGCGGCAAACGCATTCTCGATACCTGCGGGGGGCTGGGCTACTTTGCCCGGAACGCACTCGATGGCAATGCCAGCCACATCCTGTCTTTTGAGAAAAGCGCCAGCGTCCTGTGGCTGCGCAGCCTGAACCCGTGGTCGCCGATTGCCACGCAATATCCCCAGCGCCTGACCCTGCGACACGACGACATCAGCACCCGCATCCACGCCCTGCCCAGCGCCAGTGTTGATGCCATCCTCCACGACCCGCCTCGCTTCGGTATCGCCGGCGAGTTGTATGCCCAAACCTTTTACGACCAGCTCGCGCGCGTGCTCATCCCCGGCGGCAAACTGTTCCACTACACCGGCAGCCCCAACAAACTCACCAGCGGCCGCAACCTGCCAATGGAAGTCAGCAAGCGCCTGCAAAACGCAGGGTTTACCACCCAGCTGGCAATGGACGGCGTGCTGGCGCAGCGCCACCGCTGATCGCCTGCGGCATGGCTGGCAAAACATCCAAAAGTCTGCACAAAACGCTTGACCTCCCCAAAAACTCCCCTATAATGCGCGCCTCCCAAGCGGGAATAGCTCAGCTGGTAGAGCGCAACCTTGCCAAGGTTGAGGTCGCGAGTTCGAACCTCGTTTCCCGCTCCAAAACACTAAAACCCCGGCAAAAAACGGGGTTTTTTAGTCTGAATGCTTGCGTTTTCAGGCTGAAGGACTCAAAACCACGGCTAGATGGCAGAGTGGTTATGCAGCGGACTGCAAATCCGCGTACGTCGGTTCAATTCCGGCTCTAGCCTCCATTTCAAAGAATCACCTCTCATCAAACCCTCTCTAAAGCCCCGTTTTTACGGGGTTTTTTGTTTTTACCTTGTATCAGCCCATATGATGCCTGTGAACCCTTATGAGGGTTCCTATGAGGGTTCCGCGAGAGGGTAAGGGTACAAGACAGAAAAGCCCATCCCGCTACCGCACCCGCATTGATCAGCCGCTCA
This region includes:
- a CDS encoding DUF748 domain-containing protein — encoded protein: MAAPFLTSLPHWLGRRWISVVLVLLGLYTIFGFVGVPLLGGYLARDQVDRLGGRLEIGSISVNPFGLSLVIRDLDLHDGNDQPLLTLAQFSADVAVWQSLRQRALVMQSLALRAPTVKVNRAADGALNWMSLTPPAATQAPAAKAAPSNDLFPFVLNALEISDARINVTDARTPKPLTLTLAPFDVSLDQLSSARNQRGGFRLDGVLRAQQQTLATRIRARGQVMLQPLGVVGTVDVSNLQFKPLAAALNPLLPLQLDDGSLGIRAHYALHSTPLMNVDVALRSAELKQLSLTPAQFTEAITLGQLSVSSQAHIALEPALTISAALPALALRALKLPLPDLPQPLTLQKLDTRARLTLDTAPQTRIRAQIEALDLARLALLPPGLTAPLSIATLGAKGAEITFVPTDPPSAQASLQQLDLGTLAITPKDAAPITLAALKIEKPTLSLDQQSVKIRRITLKKPQLSVQRDQHGDLDVLRLLATPGDPADKQTAPQPSSEPPPESTPAWQVAVATLAIEDGRLALTDHSVTPSAQFTLSPLALTVRDFSTAQNPPPLQLQADLHINDRARLKAQGQVQVEPLDATLTLDLQQLALPAFQPYLNALTGIQLADGRLRTAGTLTVRAHGDQATPVAAFTGSAGISGLDVQAQRARAPLLGWQDLAISGIDFNSDPLRVKLAHIQIDAPSATVKIQPDRSINVINALAAPDAAAVADAAAAEIDAPASASADTDAAPLALRIDRIDVEKGRLQFADASIEPNFSASINTLAGHISHLSLDQLQPAAIELAGQVDEHAPVAIQGSLVPSEVGLNTDISMHFKNIDLIRFNPYSGRFAGYNITKGKLSTELRYRIENKKLLAEHHVTLNQLTFGEATGSRDAPPLPLKLAVSLLKDRKGNIQLELPVKGNIDDPSFSVAPLVWKVLRDNIVKAAAAPFALLGSLVGGGKELAYVDFDPGSAELSQGERAKLAKLAEALGKRPQLQLDIPVATPTAQDQLILATTTLDAHMTERLGTTPDDASPRARIKALTQLYRQLHDDQRPDISEATRELPRGERADALIAELRQQLLPAFSPSSKELTMLGVNRARAIQSAIVTTAGIDADRTYLTRDAKNGAQTVDQRTRIKLDLQ
- a CDS encoding SAM-dependent methyltransferase, translating into MNPPLLTADVWQTIQRARAQGASFLDVSLDLGRSQTPIHLLEHGGWRVGEHHYPDLQRCKPRTVYYWNTAAENGGMFESAQRFDGALIKLIPTEWGAPTFEIDGIKMLPTARTSPFDDARRKVDLIQPRGKRILDTCGGLGYFARNALDGNASHILSFEKSASVLWLRSLNPWSPIATQYPQRLTLRHDDISTRIHALPSASVDAILHDPPRFGIAGELYAQTFYDQLARVLIPGGKLFHYTGSPNKLTSGRNLPMEVSKRLQNAGFTTQLAMDGVLAQRHR